The window CTTAAAAAATTTAACTTAATTTCCAGCAATTTCAATATATCTCTTTTCAAGTTTTGCTTTCATTTCGGCTTGTTTGAAAATATCACATAGATTTTGCAATATTTTAAAAACCTGATCTGCTACACTTTTTTCACGACTTACAAGATTTGCAAATTTTCCACTAAGTGAGTTGTAATATTCCATTTCGTCGAAGTAGCGATTTGCTAACATTTCGGTTAAATTGTTCGCTTTTTCATATTCTTCGGCAATATAGTATGCTCTGATTAAAGGAATTATTTTATGATCGTAAGGTAATTTTTCATAGGGCATAACTTCAAAACTTTTATCAAGAACAGTAACTGCCGAATCTATTTTCCCTTCTTTTAGCAATTCGTCAGCAAGGCGTGCAAAGCTGTTTCTAATTCCAATAATTGACATTATTCGTTTGTTGTTTTCGTCCATATAAACATCTGGCTCGTTCATTCGCCCATAGGTGTATTTATTGACTAACAATTCGTACATTTTCTCAGTGTTTACTCTTCCAATGGTATTTTGATCTTGATTTTTTGTTTTTATCGGAACAAGACGATATGCGAGTCCTTCTAATTGAAAATAATCTTCCATGTCTAAATAACTATCGGGAGCTGCACTTACTGCAAAATAAATCGGTCGTTCCCAGTCGTTTATAGCAAGAAAATCGAGAAACATCATGTCGCTTTTCAGGATTGAATTTTTACTAATTCTCCAATCTACTGCTGAAACTATTTTGTGTGCATTTTCGGGCGAAACAGTTCCATTTTCAATAACTTTTTGTTTGTCAACCGGAACTCTTAGATTTTTTGCAGGTAAATAATCGAGTTGCATAGTCGCCGAATAATTTATTTTTGAGCGAGGGTCGTCGCTTGCAACAAAATCCATTACAGATTTTAAATTCGTATAATCTTTATATTTTTCCATCAAGAACACTTGGTCTCTTGTGCCTTGTATGTATTTGTCGAAAGTCATAGAGAATGGTACAGGGTCTGAATCGTAAGCTCTTCGTTTCATTTGATTTACATACCAATCGGTGCTTAAAAGGCTCATATTCATAACTCTAACATCTGTTCGGTATCCTTCAACTTCCTGAACATACCAAAGTGGGAAAGTATCGTTGTCGCCAAAAGTTAAAAGCACTGAGTTTGGTTCACAACTGTCGAGGTAATTGTAAGCAAAATCGCGAGCAGTATATCGTCCCGAACGATCGTGGTCGTCCCAATTTTCTTTTGCCATTATTCCCGGAACGAGTAGTAAACAAACAAGTGTTGCAATTATGCTATTACCCATTTTTGGCAAATATTCGTTCAATCCACTATAAATAGCAAGCAATCCTAATCCAATCCAAATTGTGAAAGCATAATATGAACCTGCATATGCATAGTCCCGCTCGCGCGGTTGAAGGGGATATTGATTTAGATAAACAACAATGGCAATTCCTGTGAAAAAGAAAAGTAACAAAATAACCCAAAAATCTTTATTGCTTTTCGATGCCATAAAAACCAAACCCATCAATCCTAAAATAAGGGGCAACAAATAATATTCGTTTCTGGATTCTTCATTTTTCATCAATTCGGTCAATTCATCTTGATTCCCCAATCGGGCTTCATCTATAAATGAAATCCCTGAAATCCAGTTGCCATTCAGTATTCCGCCATGTCCTTGAACATCGTTCTGCCGTCCGGCAAAATTCCACATAAAATATCTGAAATACATATGTCCCAATTGATAGGTGAAAAAGTATTGTAAATTTTCACCAAAAGTGGGCTTGTTTATTGTTTTCATTTCTCCTTGTGCATTTCTTGCGTTTCTCACCGGCTTGCCTTTAAAACTTGACCATCTTTTATATTCTTTGATATGTGCTGGCTGGCGGTCGTACATTCGAGGAAAGAGTGTCTTAAATCTATCGTCGTAAACGTTTATATCTCTGATGTTTGACTCGACATATTTGCCTTCTTTCTTAATATATGTGCCGCTCGATTTGTCATTTCCTACGGCAGGAGCATTAAAATATTCTCCATACATTAATGGTCTGTCTCCATATTGTTCTCTGTTGAGGTACGATAATAAATAGAAAACTGTCTCAGGATTGTTTTCGTCCATTGGAGGATTTGCAATCGACCTTATTACAATCATTGTGAATGATGAATAGCCAATTAATATTACTGTGAAAGAAAGAATTATTGTGTTTAGAAGGACTTTTCGTTTTTTAGACGAATAATATAATCCGTAAATTATTCCACCAAATAACAAAATCATATATATAAATATTCCTGAATTATATGGTAAGCCAAATCCATTTACAAACAATAGTTCGAACCACGATCCTATTTTCACAGTGAATGGGATTATTCCGTACATGATTGATGCAATAGAAACAATAGAAACCAAGGATGCGTATAAAACACCCTTTTTTGTTACTTCATATTTTTTGAAATAATAAACAAAAACAATAGCCGGAATTGCAAGTAAGTTCAATAAGTGAACGCCTATGGACAATCCCATAAAATAAGCAATTAGAATTATCCAGCGGTTTGCATATTTTTGGTTTGCTACATTTTCCCATTTTAGAATAGCCCAAAAAACTATTGCGGTAAAAAATGATGATAGTGCATAAACTTCTCCTTCTACAGCCGAAAACCAAAAAGTATCTGAGAAAGTATAAGTCAATGATCCGACAAGCCCGGCTCCAAGTATGGCAATTGCATTATGAAGGCTTATTTCTCCGTCTTTTACAAAAAGTTTTTTTGCAATATGAGTTACTGTCCAGAAAAGGAATATAATAGTAAAAGAGCTTGCCAAGGCTGAAACTAAATTTACCATTTTCGCCACCTGCAGTACATCCGAAGCAAATAATGTAAAAAATCTTGCAACTATCATAAAGAATGGAGCTCCCGGAGGATGACCTACTTCAAGTTTGTAGGCTGTAGCTATAAATTCTCCGCAATCCCAAAAGCTTGTGGTTGGTTCTATTGTTAAAAAGTAAACTACATTTGCAATCAGAAATGTAATCCATCCCAAAATATTGTTAATTTTATTGAATTGCTTCATAATATTAATTTTTCTCAGACTAAATAATGACAACAAAAGTATATAAATTGTTCAATCAAATTTAAAAATGAATAAAATTTTACTTATTCATGGAGGAGGTAATGCTCAGAAGACAGTTCGATTTTTCGTAAGAATAATGTTTGTGATAGAATTTCGTTGAGGGAGTTTTTATTATGCAGTTTCGTTAATTGTCATTTAATTAGATTTTTTTGACGAAATGTTTTGATTGAACTTAACACTATAATACCGATAAATTTTTTTCAAAAAAAGTTGAAAAAATATTTGGAATATATCTTTTTTTTATACTTTTGCAGCTCAAATTTTTGAAAAGAAATTGTCCGGTGGTGTAATTGGCAACACATCTGATTTTGGTTCAGAAGAGTCCAGGTTCGAAACCTGGCCGGACAACAAATAAAGCCTCTGATTTTTCAGGGGCTTTTTTTTATTGGCTGACTG of the Bacteroidota bacterium genome contains:
- a CDS encoding DUF2723 domain-containing protein, whose amino-acid sequence is MKQFNKINNILGWITFLIANVVYFLTIEPTTSFWDCGEFIATAYKLEVGHPPGAPFFMIVARFFTLFASDVLQVAKMVNLVSALASSFTIIFLFWTVTHIAKKLFVKDGEISLHNAIAILGAGLVGSLTYTFSDTFWFSAVEGEVYALSSFFTAIVFWAILKWENVANQKYANRWIILIAYFMGLSIGVHLLNLLAIPAIVFVYYFKKYEVTKKGVLYASLVSIVSIASIMYGIIPFTVKIGSWFELLFVNGFGLPYNSGIFIYMILLFGGIIYGLYYSSKKRKVLLNTIILSFTVILIGYSSFTMIVIRSIANPPMDENNPETVFYLLSYLNREQYGDRPLMYGEYFNAPAVGNDKSSGTYIKKEGKYVESNIRDINVYDDRFKTLFPRMYDRQPAHIKEYKRWSSFKGKPVRNARNAQGEMKTINKPTFGENLQYFFTYQLGHMYFRYFMWNFAGRQNDVQGHGGILNGNWISGISFIDEARLGNQDELTELMKNEESRNEYYLLPLILGLMGLVFMASKSNKDFWVILLLFFFTGIAIVVYLNQYPLQPRERDYAYAGSYYAFTIWIGLGLLAIYSGLNEYLPKMGNSIIATLVCLLLVPGIMAKENWDDHDRSGRYTARDFAYNYLDSCEPNSVLLTFGDNDTFPLWYVQEVEGYRTDVRVMNMSLLSTDWYVNQMKRRAYDSDPVPFSMTFDKYIQGTRDQVFLMEKYKDYTNLKSVMDFVASDDPRSKINYSATMQLDYLPAKNLRVPVDKQKVIENGTVSPENAHKIVSAVDWRISKNSILKSDMMFLDFLAINDWERPIYFAVSAAPDSYLDMEDYFQLEGLAYRLVPIKTKNQDQNTIGRVNTEKMYELLVNKYTYGRMNEPDVYMDENNKRIMSIIGIRNSFARLADELLKEGKIDSAVTVLDKSFEVMPYEKLPYDHKIIPLIRAYYIAEEYEKANNLTEMLANRYFDEMEYYNSLSGKFANLVSREKSVADQVFKILQNLCDIFKQAEMKAKLEKRYIEIAGN